One window of the Deltaproteobacteria bacterium genome contains the following:
- a CDS encoding DUF2029 domain-containing protein: MNIKINKIGLYIFLAVIFITYFFIRLPELKDAFSIGMSKPGDFIQDYMAGKQLLMGKTLYPSNYREMDELPQPKNQTHSILKNKLIDAHPPFAAILLFPLWFLNYHNAIFLWVIITILCMVLIIALLLKSESIPLVYIPLVSLFVLAWAPFQINLSNGQISILVTLFVIAGWYFLKRERENLAGIFIALGTMLKFYPGLLIIYLLINKKYKAFLSATIGIGFILILSYLITKHDLFYFIFNVLPGDIQRCEIVFGNTSFNGFFTQLFLHLQPYGNTKAYIPVVNRFDRNLYLYGTEALFLLYWVYSINKYNYDNDTGFSVFIISSLLLSPLCWNHYLTLLLLPLVVFAKELLKKRTISEVVIFLTALFFISIDTSSVYFFKALYVVRGFIPGHPWSFFYRMTFYLLPFYGMVLLLILNFRLIKQSQKSTSEHPANQS, encoded by the coding sequence ATGAATATTAAAATAAATAAGATTGGATTGTATATCTTTCTTGCTGTAATTTTTATTACTTACTTCTTTATCAGATTGCCTGAGCTTAAAGATGCTTTTTCCATAGGTATGTCTAAGCCAGGGGATTTTATCCAGGATTATATGGCAGGCAAGCAGCTTCTTATGGGAAAAACCTTATATCCATCCAATTACAGGGAAATGGATGAACTTCCACAACCAAAGAACCAAACACATTCAATACTGAAAAACAAATTAATAGATGCGCATCCGCCATTTGCAGCAATTCTGTTATTTCCTTTATGGTTTTTAAATTACCATAATGCGATATTCTTATGGGTTATCATAACGATATTGTGTATGGTTTTGATAATTGCTTTATTGCTTAAATCTGAAAGTATCCCATTGGTATACATCCCTTTAGTATCTTTATTTGTTCTTGCATGGGCTCCTTTTCAAATAAACCTTTCCAATGGTCAAATATCTATTCTTGTTACCTTGTTTGTCATAGCGGGATGGTACTTTTTAAAAAGGGAAAGAGAAAACCTTGCCGGTATTTTCATTGCACTCGGCACAATGCTTAAGTTTTATCCCGGACTTTTAATAATATACTTACTCATCAATAAAAAGTATAAAGCGTTCTTGTCCGCTACAATTGGTATAGGCTTTATTCTTATTCTCTCATACCTTATCACAAAGCACGACCTTTTTTACTTCATTTTTAACGTATTGCCCGGGGATATTCAACGCTGTGAAATTGTCTTCGGGAATACTTCTTTCAATGGATTTTTCACGCAATTGTTTCTGCATTTGCAACCATACGGTAACACTAAAGCCTATATACCCGTGGTGAACCGATTTGACAGAAATTTATATCTCTATGGTACAGAGGCATTGTTCCTGTTATATTGGGTCTACAGCATCAATAAATATAATTACGATAATGACACAGGATTTTCAGTGTTTATTATTTCATCTCTCCTCTTGTCTCCGCTCTGCTGGAATCATTATTTGACACTCTTATTGCTTCCCTTGGTTGTTTTTGCAAAAGAACTACTAAAGAAAAGGACTATCTCTGAAGTCGTTATCTTCTTAACGGCACTGTTTTTTATATCCATCGATACCAGTTCTGTTTATTTTTTTAAAGCTCTTTATGTCGTGCGTGGTTTCATTCCCGGCCATCCGTGGAGTTTCTTTTATAGAATGACTTTTTATTTGCTACCATTTTACGGCATGGTGCTCTTATTGATCTTGAATTTTAGATTGATCAAACAGTCTCAAAAATCCACAAGTGAACATCCAGCCAACCAAAGTTAA
- a CDS encoding NADH:flavin oxidoreductase: MSILFTSYKIGKIEIKNRFVKSATYESMSRPDGVVTEKLITMYKLLAKSDVGLIIPGFMNVHPYGKAMPFQTGISSDAMIPGLRRLTDTVHEYGSKIFFQLAHAGMQTSKEVFGRTPMGPSGTRRDPVYLFKPARMTQDDIRTAIRAFSDAAQRAAEAGADGVQIHAAHGYLISQFLSPFLNDRDDEWGGSDENRFRLMREVLMAVRKSLPPDMPVIVKINVNDFAPKDGVKPELAKKYCAWLAALKVDGLEISCSLPVYSFMNMVRGDVPVRELTRAFPLWKRPVAWVMTKRLEGKYNLEEGYNLEGAKIIRSATGNIPLIVVGGMRSLGFMEKQLLEGTLDFISMARPFIREPDLVKRFKQGKAVAASCVSCNQCFAAMMNKLPLRCYNKNL; this comes from the coding sequence ATGTCCATACTGTTCACGTCGTATAAGATTGGAAAAATAGAGATCAAGAACCGGTTTGTCAAATCCGCAACATACGAAAGTATGTCAAGACCGGACGGTGTAGTGACGGAAAAACTCATTACCATGTATAAGCTTCTTGCAAAGTCAGACGTAGGGCTTATCATTCCCGGGTTCATGAACGTCCATCCCTACGGCAAGGCCATGCCTTTCCAGACAGGTATCTCCAGTGATGCGATGATACCGGGCCTGCGGAGACTCACGGACACGGTGCATGAATATGGTTCAAAGATATTTTTCCAGCTCGCCCACGCCGGTATGCAGACCAGCAAAGAGGTTTTCGGCAGAACCCCTATGGGGCCTTCAGGAACGCGGCGGGACCCCGTCTATTTGTTCAAACCGGCCAGAATGACACAGGACGACATCAGAACCGCTATCCGCGCTTTCAGCGATGCTGCACAGCGTGCGGCAGAGGCAGGGGCGGATGGTGTGCAGATCCATGCTGCGCACGGGTACTTGATCAGCCAGTTCCTTTCACCATTTTTAAATGACCGGGATGATGAATGGGGAGGCTCGGATGAAAACCGTTTCCGGCTCATGAGGGAAGTGCTGATGGCAGTCAGAAAGTCGCTGCCGCCGGACATGCCGGTCATCGTCAAGATCAATGTCAACGACTTTGCACCCAAGGACGGTGTAAAGCCTGAACTGGCAAAAAAGTACTGCGCCTGGCTCGCAGCATTAAAGGTCGACGGTCTTGAAATCAGCTGTTCACTGCCGGTTTACTCTTTCATGAACATGGTCAGGGGTGATGTGCCTGTTCGCGAGCTCACCAGGGCATTTCCTCTCTGGAAAAGGCCTGTAGCCTGGGTCATGACGAAAAGACTCGAAGGCAAATATAACCTTGAAGAAGGATACAACCTCGAAGGTGCAAAGATCATAAGATCTGCAACGGGCAACATTCCTTTGATCGTTGTGGGAGGTATGCGGTCACTCGGGTTTATGGAGAAACAGCTGCTCGAAGGCACATTGGATTTCATTTCCATGGCGCGCCCGTTCATACGGGAGCCTGACCTGGTAAAACGGTTCAAGCAGGGAAAAGCGGTGGCAGCGTCCTGCGTGTCGTGCAATCAATGTTTTGCTGCCATGATGAACAAGCTGCCGCTCCGATGCTACAATAAAAACCTTTGA